A genomic window from Salvia hispanica cultivar TCC Black 2014 chromosome 5, UniMelb_Shisp_WGS_1.0, whole genome shotgun sequence includes:
- the LOC125190972 gene encoding telomere repeat-binding factor 4-like isoform X1, with translation MGNQKLKWTSEEEEALKAGVAKYGAGKWKNILVDSDFKHKLSNRSNVDLKDKWRNMGGQGSGANSVNSRAKSITNGALIHKAQSSDLTLVPIDNVIEKPPQSPEGVRNSKKYNEMILEALSSIKDRNGPDFVSVLRFIEKKYEVPQNFRRLLSVKLRKFILQGTVEKVQNRYKIKHAPLGTKTPLPKQKVARSKPRRDTRSNISTEMEDAAKIAAQKIAEAENEEFLAAEAVKESERLSQLAEEADAVVLHLKQRIEQCKRKEATQTPKNFLLYHLLRRAPVVLFCMRWSQVLGLS, from the exons ATGGGGAATCAGAAGCTCAAGTGGACCTCAGAGGAAGAGGAGGCGCTCAAGGCGGGTGTCGCCAAGTACGGCGCCGGGAAGTGGAAGAACATTCTCGTAGATTCCGACTTCAAGCACAAACTCTCCAACCGATCCAACGTTGACCTCAAG GACAAATGGCGGAATATGGGCGGACAAGGCTCGGGGGCTAATTCTGTGAATTCCAGAGCAAAGTCAATCACAAATGGTGCTCTGATACACAAAGCTCAGAGTTCAGATTTAACTTTGGTTCCTATAGACAATGTGATTGAAAAACCTCCTCAAAGCCCTGAGGGTGTTAGAAATTCTAAGAA GTATAATGAAATGATACTTGAAGCACTTTCGTCAATCAAGGATCGCAATGGACCTGATTTTGTTTCAGTTTTGAGGTTTATTGAG AAAAAGTATGAGGTGCCACAAAACTTCAGAAGGTTACTCAGTGTGAAGCTgaggaaatttattttacaaggCACAGTTGAGAAG GTTCAAAACCGCTACAAGATCAAACATGCTCCGTTGGGCACCAAAACACCTTTGCCGAAACAAAAAGTTGCTAGGTCAAAGCCAAGACGAGATACTAGGAGTAACATTTCAACTGAAATGGAAGATGCTGCTAAAATAGCTGCGCAAAAGATTGCGGAGgcagaaaatgaagaattttTAGCTGCTGAAGCAGTAAAAGAGTCGGAGAGGCTCTCGCAACTGGCTGAAGAAGCAGATGCAGTGGTCCTGCACTTAAAACAGAGAATCGAACAATGTAA GAGAAAGGAGGCGACTCAAACTCCAAAA AATTTTCTGCTGTATCATCTGTTGAGACGCGCTCCAGTTGTTCTGTTTTGCATGCGATGGAGCCAAGTTCTCGGTTTGTCGTGA
- the LOC125190971 gene encoding glycylpeptide N-tetradecanoyltransferase 1-like, producing MAGDSEPNENHVTSGDNSESPENESDVSIDALARKVQESLSLAKRHKFWETQPVGQFNELGDTSLPEGPIEQPTPLSEVKQEPYNLPYPYEWITCDIDSEEVCAEVYNLLTNNYVEDDENMFRFNYSKEFLRWALRPPGYFRSWHIGVRVKSSKKLVAFITGIPARIRVRDTVVLMAEVNFLCVHKKLRSKRLAPVMIKEVTRRVHLENIWQAAYTAGVVLPTPVTTCQYWHRSLNPKKLIDVGFSRLGARMTMSRTIKLYKLSDQTATPGFRKMEPHDVPAVTRLLRNYLQQFAVAPDFDVDDVEHWLLPKEDVVESYLVESPETHEITDFCSFYSLPSSILGSQNHSVLKAAYSYYNVSTKTPLLQLMSDALIVAKKKDFDVFNALDVMHNETFLKELKFGPGDGKLHYYLYNYRLKHVLRSSELGLVLL from the coding sequence ATGGCCGGTGACAGTGAACCAAATGAGAATCATGTTACATCCGGTGACAATAGTGAATCTCCAGAAAACGAGAGTGACGTATCGATTGATGCATTGGCGAGGAAGGTGCAAGAATCTTTGTCACTTGCAAAGAGGCATAAGTTTTGGGAAACCCAGCCTGTAGGACAGTTCAATGAACTCGGTGATACGAGCCTGCCTGAAGGTCCGATTGAGCAGCCAACGCCACTTTCCGAGGTCAAGCAGGAGCCCTACAACCTCCCATATCCTTACGAGTGGATAACATGTGATATAGACTCGGAAGAGGTTTGTGCTGAGGTGTACAATTTGCTGACCAACAATTATGTTGAGGACGACGAGAACATGTTCAGGTTCAATTACTCGAAAGAGTTTCTTCGGTGGGCACTCCGCCCTCCTGGTTATTTCAGGAGCTGGCACATAGGGGTTAGGGTGAAGAGTTCAAAAAAGTTGGTTGCGTTCATTACTGGCATCCCTGCAAGAATCCGGGTTCGTGACACTGTTGTGTTGATGGCGGAAGTAAACTTCCTGTGTGTTCACAAGAAGCTCCGATCAAAAAGGCTTGCTCCAGTCATGATCAAAGAGGTTACCCGGAGGGTCCATCTCGAGAATATCTGGCAAGCGGCCTATACTGCTGGTGTTGTCCTTCCTACGCCCGTCACAACTTGTCAGTATTGGCATAGATCTTTGAACCCAAAGAAGCTCATTGATGTTGGGTTTTCTAGGCTTGGTGCGAGGATGACAATGAGTCGCACAATCAAGCTGTACAAGCTATCAGATCAGACGGCCACACCCGGTTTCAGGAAAATGGAGCCTCATGACGTCCCTGCAGTCACTCGTCTGCTTAGGAACTATCTGCAGCAGTTTGCTGTTGCGCCAGACTTTGATGTGGATGACGTAGAACACTGGCTGCTTCCGAAGGAGGATGTTGTGGAAAGCTATCTGGTCGAAAGCCCTGAAACTCATGAGATTACCGACTTCTGCAGTTTTTACAGTCTCCCTTCTTCCATACTAGGCAGCCAGAACCATTCTGTTTTGAAGGCTGCGTATTCTTATTACAATGTTTCGACCAAGACTCCGTTGCTTCAGCTAATGAGTGATGCCCTCATTGTTGCCAAGAAGAAGGACTTTGATGTGTTCAACGCTCTGGATGTCATGCACAACGAGACCTTCTTGAAAGAACTGAAATTCGGCCCGGGAGATGGCAAACTTCACTATTACCTCTACAACTATCGgctaaagcatgttttgagatCGTCGGAGCTAGGCCTTGTGCTCTTATAG
- the LOC125190972 gene encoding telomere repeat-binding factor 4-like isoform X3, with protein MGNQKLKWTSEEEEALKAGVAKYGAGKWKNILVDSDFKHKLSNRSNVDLKDKWRNMGGQGSGANSVNSRAKSITNGALIHKAQSSDLTLVPIDNVIEKPPQSPEGVRNSKKYNEMILEALSSIKDRNGPDFVSVLRFIEKKYEVPQNFRRLLSVKLRKFILQGTVEKVQNRYKIKHAPLGTKTPLPKQKVARSKPRRDTRSNISTEMEDAAKIAAQKIAEAENEEFLAAEAVKESERLSQLAEEADAVVLHLKQRIEQ; from the exons ATGGGGAATCAGAAGCTCAAGTGGACCTCAGAGGAAGAGGAGGCGCTCAAGGCGGGTGTCGCCAAGTACGGCGCCGGGAAGTGGAAGAACATTCTCGTAGATTCCGACTTCAAGCACAAACTCTCCAACCGATCCAACGTTGACCTCAAG GACAAATGGCGGAATATGGGCGGACAAGGCTCGGGGGCTAATTCTGTGAATTCCAGAGCAAAGTCAATCACAAATGGTGCTCTGATACACAAAGCTCAGAGTTCAGATTTAACTTTGGTTCCTATAGACAATGTGATTGAAAAACCTCCTCAAAGCCCTGAGGGTGTTAGAAATTCTAAGAA GTATAATGAAATGATACTTGAAGCACTTTCGTCAATCAAGGATCGCAATGGACCTGATTTTGTTTCAGTTTTGAGGTTTATTGAG AAAAAGTATGAGGTGCCACAAAACTTCAGAAGGTTACTCAGTGTGAAGCTgaggaaatttattttacaaggCACAGTTGAGAAG GTTCAAAACCGCTACAAGATCAAACATGCTCCGTTGGGCACCAAAACACCTTTGCCGAAACAAAAAGTTGCTAGGTCAAAGCCAAGACGAGATACTAGGAGTAACATTTCAACTGAAATGGAAGATGCTGCTAAAATAGCTGCGCAAAAGATTGCGGAGgcagaaaatgaagaattttTAGCTGCTGAAGCAGTAAAAGAGTCGGAGAGGCTCTCGCAACTGGCTGAAGAAGCAGATGCAGTGGTCCTGCACTTAAAACAGAGAATCGAACAAT GA
- the LOC125190972 gene encoding telomere repeat-binding factor 4-like isoform X2: MGNQKLKWTSEEEEALKAGVAKYGAGKWKNILVDSDFKHKLSNRSNVDLKDKWRNMGGQGSGANSVNSRAKSITNGALIHKAQSSDLTLVPIDNVIEKPPQSPEGVRNSKKYNEMILEALSSIKDRNGPDFVSVLRFIEKKYEVPQNFRRLLSVKLRKFILQGTVEKVQNRYKIKHAPLGTKTPLPKQKVARSKPRRDTRSNISTEMEDAAKIAAQKIAEAENEEFLAAEAVKESERLSQLAEEADAVVLHLKQRIEQCKRKEATQTPKLFCFACDGAKFSVCRDWNELHEYIG, encoded by the exons ATGGGGAATCAGAAGCTCAAGTGGACCTCAGAGGAAGAGGAGGCGCTCAAGGCGGGTGTCGCCAAGTACGGCGCCGGGAAGTGGAAGAACATTCTCGTAGATTCCGACTTCAAGCACAAACTCTCCAACCGATCCAACGTTGACCTCAAG GACAAATGGCGGAATATGGGCGGACAAGGCTCGGGGGCTAATTCTGTGAATTCCAGAGCAAAGTCAATCACAAATGGTGCTCTGATACACAAAGCTCAGAGTTCAGATTTAACTTTGGTTCCTATAGACAATGTGATTGAAAAACCTCCTCAAAGCCCTGAGGGTGTTAGAAATTCTAAGAA GTATAATGAAATGATACTTGAAGCACTTTCGTCAATCAAGGATCGCAATGGACCTGATTTTGTTTCAGTTTTGAGGTTTATTGAG AAAAAGTATGAGGTGCCACAAAACTTCAGAAGGTTACTCAGTGTGAAGCTgaggaaatttattttacaaggCACAGTTGAGAAG GTTCAAAACCGCTACAAGATCAAACATGCTCCGTTGGGCACCAAAACACCTTTGCCGAAACAAAAAGTTGCTAGGTCAAAGCCAAGACGAGATACTAGGAGTAACATTTCAACTGAAATGGAAGATGCTGCTAAAATAGCTGCGCAAAAGATTGCGGAGgcagaaaatgaagaattttTAGCTGCTGAAGCAGTAAAAGAGTCGGAGAGGCTCTCGCAACTGGCTGAAGAAGCAGATGCAGTGGTCCTGCACTTAAAACAGAGAATCGAACAATGTAA GAGAAAGGAGGCGACTCAAACTCCAAAA TTGTTCTGTTTTGCATGCGATGGAGCCAAGTTCTCGGTTTGTCGTGATTGGAACGAGCTTCATGAATATATTGGGTGA